A DNA window from Planctomycetota bacterium contains the following coding sequences:
- a CDS encoding succinate dehydrogenase — MPLPQVRGFLQTERTDNWWIAPLLVLLGLGGFVVYSTWAAFQGNNFFIGGVEQPGVQRLLSPFYSPVLWDPKGIHSGHAWFGELPTWWPAWLFFSPALLILPFPGGFRFTCYYYRGAYYKAFWGDPVSCAVGEPGFRGNNYRGEQKFPLIMQNIHRYFLYVAILFIGLLAWDGYASLWHYTTSGTREFGVSVGSIVLIINPIFLGMYTFGCHCWRHLVGGKHDCLSCSKMRSNAYKRVTWLNQRHMLFAWISLFGVAFADIYVRLCASGIWTDWRIL; from the coding sequence ATTCCACTTCCCCAGGTTCGCGGATTCCTGCAAACTGAACGCACGGACAACTGGTGGATCGCACCGCTGCTGGTGCTGCTGGGATTGGGCGGATTCGTGGTGTATTCCACCTGGGCCGCCTTCCAAGGCAACAACTTCTTCATCGGCGGCGTGGAGCAGCCGGGCGTGCAGCGACTGCTCTCGCCCTTCTACTCACCGGTGTTGTGGGATCCGAAGGGCATTCACTCCGGGCATGCGTGGTTCGGTGAGCTGCCGACCTGGTGGCCCGCTTGGCTGTTCTTCTCACCGGCGCTGCTGATCCTTCCCTTTCCCGGCGGCTTCCGCTTCACCTGCTACTACTACCGCGGCGCCTACTACAAGGCCTTCTGGGGCGACCCAGTCAGCTGCGCCGTGGGCGAACCAGGCTTCCGCGGCAACAACTATCGCGGCGAGCAGAAGTTCCCGCTGATCATGCAGAACATCCATCGCTACTTCCTCTATGTGGCGATCCTCTTCATAGGCCTGCTCGCATGGGACGGCTATGCCAGCCTCTGGCACTACACCACAAGCGGAACGCGCGAGTTCGGTGTGAGCGTCGGCTCGATCGTGCTGATCATCAATCCGATCTTCCTGGGCATGTACACCTTCGGCTGCCACTGCTGGCGACACCTGGTCGGCGGCAAGCACGATTGTCTCTCCTGCAGCAAGATGCGAAGCAACGCCTACAAGCGCGTGACCTGGCTCAACCAGCGCCACATGCTCTTCGCGTGGATCAGCCTCTTCGGCGTGGCCTTTGCCGACATCTATGTGCGGCTCTGCGCCAGCGGCATCTGGACCGACTGGAGAATCCTGTGA
- a CDS encoding molybdenum cofactor biosynthesis protein MoaE, protein MARIQDEATDVEPLVRIADGALSETRPVQPHGSAGATLVFEGIVRGEEAGRPIRALMYEIYEPMASNMLAKLSQEMIKKHGLIAITAEHSRGEIAVGQRSFRLTLQSAHRKEALAAMDEFIDRMKRDVPIWKSPI, encoded by the coding sequence GTGGCTCGCATCCAAGACGAGGCGACCGATGTTGAACCGCTTGTTCGCATCGCCGACGGAGCTCTCAGCGAAACACGACCCGTGCAGCCGCATGGATCGGCGGGTGCGACCCTCGTGTTCGAGGGCATTGTGCGCGGGGAGGAAGCGGGGCGGCCCATTCGCGCGTTGATGTATGAAATCTACGAGCCGATGGCGTCGAACATGCTTGCCAAGTTGTCGCAAGAAATGATCAAGAAGCACGGGCTCATCGCCATCACAGCTGAGCACAGCCGCGGAGAAATAGCAGTGGGGCAGCGATCCTTCCGACTCACTCTGCAATCAGCTCATCGCAAGGAAGCCCTTGCCGCCATGGATGAGTTCATCGACCGCATGAAGCGGGATGTGCCCATCTGGAAATCCCCGATTTGA
- a CDS encoding molybdopterin molybdotransferase MoeA codes for MASPHEAVEAVRERLPALGTELVDLSRATGRVLAEPLLADRESPALDVSSMDGFAVRMEDLAAMASRDGLPVATGVDHEASIGHAPVAMRAGHAVRIVTGAPIPLGADAVVRYEDVTPSDGRVRLTIAPAAIKGGANIRRRGENAAGGARLANPGMVLSAAVIGGLAAFGKARVRVHRRVRVALVVTGDELVAANAAPQPWQVRDSNGPVLESLFGARPWIEMVSQSHVKDDEDALVTIVGAMMQSADAVILTGGVSMGHRDHVPGVAVRLGADAIFHKIPQRPGRPMLAALRPGKDSPCLILGLPGNPVSVMVTARRLAVPMLGKFAGLADSQLAPVKRSVANCDDATLSLWWHRLVGERADANGCGELHLLAGKSSGDIASAATSVGFVEVPPGEQTHGPLPFHAWMH; via the coding sequence ATGGCCTCGCCCCATGAGGCGGTCGAAGCGGTGCGAGAACGGCTTCCCGCACTCGGAACGGAACTCGTGGACCTCTCTCGCGCCACTGGCCGCGTGCTGGCGGAGCCCCTGCTCGCGGATCGAGAGAGCCCCGCGCTGGATGTGAGTTCGATGGATGGCTTTGCGGTGCGGATGGAGGACCTTGCGGCGATGGCGTCACGCGATGGATTGCCCGTCGCGACGGGAGTGGACCACGAGGCGAGCATCGGACACGCACCGGTTGCCATGCGCGCCGGACATGCGGTTCGGATCGTGACCGGCGCGCCCATTCCGCTCGGTGCCGATGCCGTTGTGCGCTACGAAGATGTGACACCCTCGGATGGCCGCGTGCGATTGACGATCGCTCCCGCCGCGATCAAGGGCGGCGCCAATATTCGTCGCCGAGGCGAAAACGCCGCGGGCGGCGCTCGCCTCGCGAATCCAGGCATGGTGCTTTCCGCCGCAGTGATCGGCGGACTTGCCGCGTTCGGCAAGGCCAGGGTCCGAGTGCACCGACGCGTTCGTGTCGCGCTCGTGGTCACGGGCGACGAGCTGGTCGCCGCGAACGCGGCCCCCCAGCCATGGCAGGTGCGCGACAGCAATGGTCCGGTGCTTGAGTCGCTCTTTGGCGCCAGGCCCTGGATCGAGATGGTGTCGCAGTCGCATGTGAAAGACGACGAGGACGCGCTCGTCACCATCGTCGGCGCCATGATGCAATCCGCGGACGCCGTGATCCTGACCGGCGGAGTCTCGATGGGTCATCGCGATCATGTCCCGGGCGTCGCGGTACGGCTCGGCGCCGACGCCATCTTCCACAAGATTCCACAGCGACCCGGACGACCGATGCTCGCAGCGCTGCGTCCGGGCAAAGACTCGCCATGCTTGATCCTCGGACTTCCAGGCAATCCCGTCTCGGTGATGGTCACCGCGCGGCGGCTCGCGGTTCCCATGCTGGGCAAGTTTGCCGGGCTTGCGGATTCGCAGCTCGCGCCCGTCAAGCGAAGCGTCGCCAATTGCGATGACGCGACGCTGAGCCTGTGGTGGCACCGGCTGGTGGGTGAACGAGCGGACGCGAACGGATGCGGAGAGCTTCATCTGCTCGCGGGTAAGAGTTCGGGCGACATCGCCTCCGCCGCAACGAGCGTTGGATTTGTGGAAGTTCCCCCAGGCGAGCAAACCCATGGACCGCTCCCTTTCCACGCTTGGATGCATTGA
- a CDS encoding MoaD/ThiS family protein, which translates to MTIRVLIFGSLARELSCKEIAVEVAAPATVSGVNRALAAKYPAKASFMSSARLAVNHAFAKPEAAVQPGDEVALIELVGGG; encoded by the coding sequence ATGACGATTCGCGTGCTCATCTTCGGCTCGCTCGCCCGGGAATTATCCTGCAAGGAGATCGCGGTGGAGGTTGCGGCGCCCGCGACGGTGAGCGGCGTGAATCGCGCACTTGCGGCGAAATACCCTGCGAAAGCATCCTTCATGAGCAGCGCCCGGCTGGCGGTCAATCATGCGTTCGCGAAGCCGGAGGCGGCCGTGCAACCGGGCGATGAAGTCGCTCTCATCGAGCTGGTGGGTGGCGGATGA
- the moaA gene encoding GTP 3',8-cyclase MoaA, whose translation MRSDSRAHDNATVDVIALPQFKAASFRATVMPGAQPPHPLLPPAPDEVRAGRRMVDSHGRTILDLRISITDRCNFRCVYCMEPDVQFQPRESLLTSDEIVRMARIAESLGVRKIRLTGGEPTLHPQLEEIIGGIRSVTGVEIAMITNGSLLTRAKLSRWKRAGLDRITISIDSVRADRFARVTRSTVSPEDVMDGIEMCLAEGLTPLKLNAVLLRGVNDDEAVELARLARRFGLEMRFIEYMPLDSAHAWDSSLVVTARETREAIEREFPLTPTNMDDAHSTARTYRFTDGTPGRIGFIAPVSTPFCGACSRLRLTADGHVRPCLFSTTEWSVMPLLRGGADDATIANFLIDVTWTKLAGHNISSPEFVQPLRPMSAVGG comes from the coding sequence ATGCGATCAGATTCACGAGCACATGACAATGCAACGGTGGACGTGATCGCGCTTCCGCAATTCAAAGCGGCGTCCTTTCGCGCCACGGTCATGCCGGGCGCACAGCCTCCGCATCCACTCCTGCCTCCGGCGCCGGATGAGGTCCGCGCCGGACGCCGAATGGTGGATTCCCACGGCCGAACGATTCTGGACCTCCGCATCAGCATCACCGACCGCTGCAACTTCCGCTGCGTCTATTGCATGGAGCCCGACGTGCAGTTTCAGCCGCGCGAGAGCCTGCTCACTTCCGATGAAATCGTGCGCATGGCGCGGATCGCCGAGTCGCTCGGCGTGCGCAAGATCCGCCTCACCGGCGGCGAGCCCACACTGCATCCGCAGCTCGAGGAAATCATCGGCGGCATCCGTTCCGTAACCGGGGTCGAAATCGCCATGATCACCAACGGCTCGCTGCTCACTCGAGCAAAGCTGTCGCGGTGGAAGCGCGCCGGGCTCGACCGCATCACCATCAGCATCGATTCGGTGCGCGCCGACCGATTCGCGCGGGTGACTCGCTCCACAGTCTCGCCGGAGGATGTGATGGACGGCATCGAGATGTGCCTGGCCGAGGGCCTGACGCCGCTGAAGCTCAACGCGGTGCTGCTGCGCGGCGTGAACGACGACGAGGCCGTTGAACTCGCGCGGCTGGCACGGCGCTTCGGCCTGGAGATGCGATTCATCGAATACATGCCGCTGGATTCGGCGCATGCGTGGGATTCCTCGCTCGTGGTTACGGCGCGGGAGACGCGCGAGGCGATCGAACGGGAATTCCCCCTGACGCCGACCAACATGGACGATGCCCACAGCACGGCGCGGACCTATCGCTTCACCGACGGCACACCGGGGCGAATTGGATTCATTGCCCCGGTGAGCACTCCCTTCTGCGGGGCGTGCAGCCGGCTCCGGCTGACCGCCGACGGTCATGTCCGCCCCTGCCTCTTCAGCACCACGGAGTGGAGCGTGATGCCGCTGCTTCGCGGCGGCGCGGATGACGCGACGATCGCGAACTTCCTCATCGACGTCACCTGGACCAAGCTCGCGGGGCACAACATCTCCTCGCCCGAGTTCGTGCAGCCGCTGCGGCCCATGTCTGCCGTCGGCGGCTGA
- the moaC gene encoding cyclic pyranopterin monophosphate synthase MoaC: protein MAKKKQFPTLTHVDSRGRARMVDVGAKPLTARRAVAEARVKISAELAKRIAQNALAKGNVLEVARLAGIQAAKRTDELIPLCHSLPLDSIEVRAELRRGHVHLRAEAKVTARTGVEMEALLAVAIAALTVIDMGKSVDKSMTVEGLRLLEKEGGRSGRYVAKGATHSPVRRVQTSTKVRS, encoded by the coding sequence ATGGCCAAGAAGAAGCAATTCCCAACCCTCACCCATGTCGACTCGCGAGGTCGCGCCCGAATGGTCGATGTCGGCGCCAAGCCGCTCACCGCCCGTCGCGCCGTGGCCGAAGCCCGCGTGAAGATTTCCGCCGAACTTGCCAAACGGATCGCACAGAATGCGCTGGCCAAGGGCAATGTGCTTGAGGTCGCGCGGCTCGCGGGCATCCAGGCCGCCAAGCGCACCGACGAACTAATTCCGCTCTGCCATTCCCTGCCGCTTGATTCGATCGAGGTCCGCGCCGAGCTGCGCCGCGGCCACGTGCATCTGCGCGCCGAGGCGAAGGTGACGGCCCGAACCGGCGTCGAGATGGAGGCCCTGCTCGCGGTCGCCATTGCGGCGCTCACGGTGATCGACATGGGCAAGTCGGTCGACAAGTCGATGACCGTCGAGGGCCTGCGGCTGCTGGAGAAGGAAGGCGGACGAAGCGGACGCTATGTGGCGAAAGGCGCCACCCACAGTCCGGTGCGCCGTGTGCAGACCTCCACGAAAGTCCGATCATGA
- a CDS encoding MogA/MoaB family molybdenum cofactor biosynthesis protein: protein MSSVPRAAILTVSDRCSRGETDDTSGPTLAGLAAKHLHAEIVHHECLPDDLAALAAFFSRWSEPSRNIDLILSTGGTGLAPRDITPEALRSVMHREHAGIMDLSRLRCLQKTPRTFLSRGIAGTINQTLIITLPGSPRGCAEMFEAIADILPHAIETLRGEVKDDGRPDAVASPDANAKVIHHKH, encoded by the coding sequence ATGAGTTCCGTGCCACGAGCCGCGATCCTGACGGTGAGCGACCGCTGCTCGCGCGGCGAAACCGACGACACTTCCGGTCCCACGCTCGCGGGGCTCGCCGCGAAGCATCTTCACGCCGAGATCGTCCACCATGAATGCCTGCCCGACGACCTCGCAGCCCTGGCGGCATTCTTCTCGCGCTGGTCTGAACCGTCGCGCAACATCGATCTGATCCTGAGCACCGGAGGAACCGGACTCGCCCCGCGCGACATCACGCCCGAGGCGCTGCGCAGCGTGATGCACCGGGAACACGCCGGCATCATGGACCTGTCCCGTCTGCGCTGCCTGCAGAAGACTCCGCGCACTTTCCTGTCGCGCGGAATTGCCGGCACCATCAACCAAACTTTGATCATCACGCTGCCGGGCTCGCCGCGAGGCTGCGCGGAGATGTTCGAGGCCATCGCCGACATCCTTCCCCACGCCATCGAGACGCTGCGAGGCGAAGTGAAGGATGACGGCCGCCCGGACGCGGTCGCTTCGCCGGACGCCAATGCAAAGGTGATTCATCACAAGCATTGA